In a genomic window of Micromonospora cremea:
- the thiD gene encoding bifunctional hydroxymethylpyrimidine kinase/phosphomethylpyrimidine kinase, with product MTPRTLLTIAGSDSGGGAGIQADLKVFAALGAYGTSVLTAITAQNTRGVDAVLPLPPRTVTEQLDSVLADFTVCAVKTGMLGNPAVADIVAEAARDGRLPQLVVDPVLVATSGHRLGVVSAVELLLPYARVATPNCAEAAAITGCPVDDVAGMVAAAEALAAGGPEYVVVTGGDLGGDEAVDVLHGGGSSTLLRAPRVDTRHTHGTGCSFSAAIAVRLALGDPVPAAVGVAKEYVLRALTGARGWELGAGRGPLDHFGWSA from the coding sequence ATGACCCCGCGAACACTGCTCACCATCGCCGGCTCCGACTCCGGAGGCGGCGCCGGCATCCAGGCCGACCTCAAGGTCTTCGCGGCGCTCGGCGCGTACGGCACCAGCGTCCTCACCGCGATCACCGCGCAGAACACCCGGGGCGTCGACGCCGTCCTGCCGCTGCCCCCGCGCACGGTCACCGAGCAGCTGGACAGCGTGCTCGCCGACTTCACGGTCTGCGCGGTCAAGACCGGGATGCTCGGCAATCCCGCCGTCGCCGACATCGTGGCCGAGGCCGCCCGGGACGGCCGGCTGCCCCAGCTCGTCGTCGATCCGGTGCTGGTCGCCACCAGCGGCCACCGGCTCGGCGTGGTGAGTGCGGTCGAGTTGCTTCTCCCGTACGCCAGGGTGGCGACGCCGAACTGCGCGGAGGCCGCCGCCATCACCGGGTGCCCGGTGGACGACGTGGCCGGGATGGTCGCCGCCGCCGAGGCCCTCGCGGCGGGCGGGCCGGAGTACGTGGTGGTCACCGGCGGCGACCTGGGCGGGGACGAGGCGGTCGACGTGCTGCACGGCGGCGGCAGCAGCACCCTGTTGCGCGCGCCCCGCGTGGACACCCGGCACACCCACGGCACCGGGTGCTCGTTCTCGGCGGCCATCGCCGTGCGGCTCGCGTTGGGCGACCCGGTGCCGGCGGCGGTCGGGGTCGCAAAGGAGTACGTGCTCCGCGCACTGACCGGAGCGCGGGGTTGGGAGCTGGGCGCAGGCCGGGGGCCGCTGGATCACTTCGGCTGGTCCGCTTGA
- a CDS encoding thiamine phosphate synthase, which translates to MTPPSGVVLLTDRLVARGGLDRVMAGAVAGGVRWVVLREKDLPRAERAALAVDLRAILADVGGTLVVAGPDPLGGDAVHLPAAGPYPPPTHSLVGRSCHNETELNRLTTEHYATVSPVHPTKTKPGYGPPLTADGLRKLIRISPVPVLALGGVETPEQVTACVQAGAAGVAVLGALMRAKDPSQTAASLTRAFKEAVTPTLAKPGAESVRSPRRGLRPTVPTQGSSLTARSGHGRPQPPTATREKR; encoded by the coding sequence GTGACCCCGCCGTCCGGTGTCGTCCTGTTGACCGACCGGCTCGTCGCGCGGGGCGGGCTCGACCGGGTCATGGCGGGAGCCGTGGCCGGGGGAGTGCGCTGGGTGGTGCTGCGGGAGAAGGACCTGCCCCGCGCCGAGCGCGCCGCTCTCGCCGTCGACCTGCGGGCGATCCTCGCCGACGTCGGCGGAACCCTCGTCGTGGCCGGCCCCGACCCGCTCGGCGGCGACGCCGTGCACCTGCCCGCCGCCGGCCCGTACCCGCCGCCGACCCACAGCCTGGTCGGCCGCTCCTGCCACAACGAAACCGAGCTGAACCGCCTGACCACCGAGCACTACGCCACCGTCTCCCCGGTCCACCCAACGAAGACGAAGCCGGGCTACGGTCCACCCCTGACCGCGGACGGGCTGCGCAAGCTGATCAGGATCAGCCCCGTGCCGGTCCTGGCGCTGGGCGGAGTCGAAACGCCGGAACAGGTAACCGCCTGCGTCCAAGCAGGAGCTGCCGGAGTAGCCGTACTAGGCGCACTCATGCGAGCAAAAGATCCCAGCCAGACAGCAGCGAGTCTGACCAGAGCCTTCAAAGAGGCGGTAACCCCCACGCTCGCAAAACCCGGTGCGGAGTCAGTCAGGTCCCCACGACGGGGGCTGCGGCCGACCGTGCCCACGCAGGGATCAAGCCTGACCGCCCGGAGTGGGCACGGTCGGCCGCAGCCCCCGACCGCAACCAGGGAAAAACGATGA
- a CDS encoding thiazole synthase: MRGMPFELGGATFTSRLILGTGGAANLHVLEQAIRASGTELVTLALRRVDTAPGSAGGLLELLDRCGVRLLPNTAGCHTATEAVKVARLARDAFDTDWIKLEVIGDERTLLPDGVELLRAAEELVADGFTVLPYTSDDPVLARRLADLGCAAVMPAGAPIGSGLGIGNPHHIRLIRQGVDVPVILDAGIGTASDAALAMELGCDAVLLASAVTRAADPVAMATAMRYAVEAGRLAAGAGRIARRFHALPSTPDEGRPDL; encoded by the coding sequence GTGAGGGGCATGCCGTTCGAGCTGGGTGGGGCGACGTTCACCTCGCGGCTGATCCTCGGCACCGGCGGCGCCGCGAACCTGCACGTGCTGGAGCAGGCGATCCGGGCGTCCGGCACCGAGCTGGTGACTCTGGCGCTGCGCCGGGTGGACACCGCGCCGGGCTCCGCCGGTGGGCTGCTGGAGCTGCTGGACCGGTGCGGGGTGCGGCTGCTGCCGAACACCGCGGGCTGCCACACCGCGACCGAGGCGGTGAAGGTGGCCCGGCTGGCCAGGGACGCGTTCGACACCGACTGGATCAAGCTGGAGGTGATCGGTGACGAGCGGACGCTGCTGCCCGACGGGGTGGAACTGCTCCGCGCCGCCGAGGAACTGGTCGCCGACGGTTTCACCGTGCTGCCGTACACCAGCGACGACCCGGTGCTCGCCCGCCGGCTGGCCGACCTGGGCTGCGCCGCGGTGATGCCGGCCGGCGCGCCGATCGGCTCGGGACTCGGCATCGGCAACCCGCACCACATCCGGCTGATCCGGCAGGGCGTGGACGTACCGGTGATCCTGGACGCCGGCATCGGCACCGCGTCCGACGCGGCGCTGGCGATGGAGCTGGGCTGCGACGCGGTGCTGCTGGCCAGCGCGGTCACCCGGGCCGCAGACCCGGTCGCGATGGCGACCGCGATGCGGTACGCCGTCGAGGCGGGTCGGCTGGCCGCCGGCGCGGGCCGGATAGCCCGCCGCTTCCACGCGCTGCCCTCCACACCCGACGAGGGAAGACCGGACCTGTGA
- the thiS gene encoding sulfur carrier protein ThiS translates to MELTVNGTGRSVPGGASVADLVSDIVPQQRGVAVAVNGEVVPRTGWSATVLRDGDRVEVLTAAQGG, encoded by the coding sequence GTGGAGTTGACGGTGAACGGGACCGGGCGCAGCGTCCCCGGTGGCGCGTCGGTGGCCGACCTGGTCAGCGACATCGTCCCGCAGCAGCGTGGGGTGGCGGTCGCGGTCAACGGCGAGGTGGTGCCCCGGACCGGCTGGTCGGCCACGGTGCTGCGCGACGGTGACCGGGTCGAGGTGCTCACCGCGGCGCAGGGCGGGTGA
- the thiO gene encoding glycine oxidase ThiO: protein MTGRSPSPPSSDRVRPDVAVVGAGPIGLAIAWRCAARGLRVVVHDPAPGSGASAVAAGMLSPVAEAYFGERQLTGLLLASAARWPAFADELTEASGAELGHRTEGTLMVGLTADDLAEARRLWAYQQGLGLPVTPLRPTELRDREPALAPRVRGGALAPTDHQVDPRLLVPALRTAAQRAGAMLVPRAVRHLSEVDARVTVVAAGCGAATLTGLPVRPVKGQILRLRAPGVAAPGFRHVIRGYADGEQVYLVPRADGEVVLGATVEERSDTTVTAGAVLRLLRAGVDLLPELAEYDLVETVAGLRPGTPDNAPILGPLPDRPDVLAATGHHRHGIVLTPVTADLIADLATTGVADPLLTPFRPGRFTGAEPGPGAADPTR from the coding sequence CTGACCGGCCGGTCCCCGTCACCGCCGTCGAGCGACCGGGTCCGGCCGGACGTGGCGGTGGTGGGGGCGGGGCCGATCGGATTGGCGATCGCCTGGCGGTGCGCCGCCCGCGGGCTTCGGGTCGTGGTGCACGATCCGGCTCCCGGCTCGGGGGCGTCGGCGGTGGCCGCCGGGATGCTCTCCCCGGTGGCCGAGGCGTACTTCGGTGAGCGGCAGCTGACCGGACTGCTGCTGGCGTCCGCCGCCCGCTGGCCCGCGTTCGCCGACGAGCTGACCGAGGCGAGCGGCGCCGAGCTGGGCCACCGGACCGAGGGCACCCTGATGGTCGGGCTGACCGCCGACGACCTGGCCGAGGCGCGCCGGCTCTGGGCGTACCAGCAGGGGCTGGGTCTGCCGGTCACCCCGCTGCGCCCCACCGAGCTGCGCGACCGCGAGCCCGCGCTCGCGCCGCGGGTGCGCGGCGGAGCCCTCGCGCCCACCGACCACCAGGTCGACCCACGGTTGCTGGTGCCGGCGCTGCGCACGGCCGCGCAGCGGGCCGGCGCGATGCTCGTCCCGCGGGCGGTCCGTCACCTCTCCGAAGTGGACGCCCGCGTCACGGTGGTCGCCGCGGGCTGCGGCGCCGCCACCCTCACCGGCCTGCCCGTGCGGCCGGTGAAGGGCCAGATCCTCCGGCTGCGCGCGCCCGGCGTCGCCGCGCCGGGCTTCCGGCACGTCATCCGGGGGTACGCCGACGGCGAGCAGGTCTACCTGGTGCCCCGCGCCGACGGCGAGGTGGTGCTCGGCGCGACGGTCGAGGAGCGGTCGGACACCACGGTCACCGCCGGTGCGGTGCTGCGCCTGCTCCGTGCCGGCGTCGACCTGCTGCCCGAGCTGGCCGAGTACGACCTGGTCGAGACGGTCGCCGGGCTGCGCCCGGGCACCCCGGACAACGCGCCGATCCTCGGGCCGCTGCCCGACCGGCCGGACGTGCTGGCCGCCACCGGGCACCACCGGCACGGCATCGTGCTCACCCCGGTCACCGCCGACCTGATCGCCGACCTGGCCACCACCGGCGTGGCCGACCCGCTGCTCACGCCCTTTCGTCCCGGCCGGTTCACGGGTGCCGAACCCGGCCCCGGCGCGGCCGACCCGACCAGATGA
- the thiE gene encoding thiamine phosphate synthase: MPSLGRLHLITDTRPGRDPLTVVRAALTVARADLVVQVRVEDSATDREAYDLARRVLALCAPYGATCLVNDRLHVALAVGTAGGHVGADDLPVAAARRVLGPTGVLGATARAPETAIQAVAAGASYLGVGPCHATSTKSGLPDPIGPAGVRAVSGAVDVPVIAIGGVTAARVPALREAGAYGVAVVGAVSAAADPARATAELIEALTC, from the coding sequence GTGCCGTCCCTCGGGCGACTGCATCTGATCACCGACACCCGACCCGGGCGGGATCCACTCACCGTGGTCCGGGCCGCCCTCACCGTGGCCCGCGCCGACCTGGTGGTGCAGGTCCGGGTCGAGGACTCCGCCACCGACCGCGAGGCGTACGACCTGGCCCGCCGGGTGCTCGCGCTCTGCGCGCCGTACGGGGCGACCTGCCTGGTCAACGACCGGTTGCACGTGGCGCTGGCGGTGGGCACCGCCGGTGGGCACGTCGGTGCCGACGACCTGCCGGTCGCCGCCGCCCGCCGGGTGCTCGGCCCCACCGGCGTACTCGGGGCCACCGCCCGGGCCCCGGAGACGGCGATCCAGGCGGTCGCCGCGGGGGCCAGCTACCTGGGCGTCGGGCCGTGCCACGCCACCAGCACCAAGTCCGGGTTGCCGGATCCGATCGGCCCGGCGGGGGTACGCGCGGTCAGCGGCGCGGTCGACGTTCCGGTCATCGCGATCGGTGGGGTGACCGCCGCGCGGGTGCCGGCGCTGCGGGAGGCCGGGGCGTACGGGGTGGCGGTGGTCGGCGCCGTCTCCGCCGCCGCCGACCCGGCCCGGGCCACCGCCGAGCTGATCGAGGCCCTGACGTGCTGA
- a CDS encoding ThuA domain-containing protein, giving the protein MHQSRRARVPITATLISLALASTTLFGLPAQAAPAAAPAAPAAQAAPAVVQAAPTTQALPRAAQAADEPFSVLVFSKTAGFRHDSIPTGLAAIQQLGAANGFTVDSSEDGGAFTDANLAKYKAVIWLSTTGDVLDAEQQAAFERYVRAGGGYVGIHAASDTEYSWAWYGDLVGAYFANHPANQQATVKVEDHAHPSTAELPDRWSRFDEWYNYQTNPRPDVHVLATLDEKSYTPGAGAMGADHPIAWCQDFDGGRSWYTGGGHTRESYAEPEFLSHLLGGIRTAAGVADADCGASKTASFEKVALDSNTSNPMELDIAPDGRVFFIERDGRVQIVKPDTGSTVTAVDLDVFTGNEDGLIGIRLDPDFATNKWVYLYYAPNDGIARNLLSRFTVTGDTIDPASEKQVLRVDTQRNTCCHAGGSMAFDGDGNLYLATGDNTNPFESSAYTPIDERPGRQDFDAQRTSGNTNDLRGKVIRIHPEDDGTYTVPAGNLFAPGTEKTRPEIYAMGFRNPFRIGTDPGTNTLYVADYGPDANADNPNRGPRGLVEWNIVTPGNYGWPYCTGTNEAYNDYTFPSGPSGAKFDCAAPVNNSPNNTGLTNLPPVVPATVDYGYAGDARYPEIGGGGAPMGGPVYRYDADLDSDRKWPAYYDGKALLGEWNQSKMYTMQVTADGKSLVDINQLLTGMSMIRPMDFEFGPDGALYLIEWGSGFGGNNDNSGVYRIDYIAGERAPIAVAAATPTSGPAPLTVTFSSAGSRDPDGGTLTYAWAFGDGQTSTEANPTHTYATAGSFTAQLTVTNPKGRTAVANVPVTVGNTAPTVIIEFPPDGGFFDWGDQVRYNVKVTDPEDGQIDCDRVQLQVLLGHDEHAHPLEQHTGCTGTVQTSLASGHGAEANVFAVFEATYTDEGGAGGAGPLTGRAIEQLQPKRKQAEYFTATGRAPVSTGGGDAGVQRETGGDSAGGGQNIGFIEDGDWWSLAPANLTNVTDIRFRAASAGAGGRVEVRAGAVDGPVVATATVPGTGGWQTYTDVTAPVTGAASGTLYFVARDPNGGAGSLFNVNWMDFLGRGVTENAPPVVSATATPANGTAPVTVAFDGTATDAEGNTPLTYAWDFGDGGTATTLDASHTYTNPGAFTATLTVTDSKGAKSYATVPVRVDAPNTSCLGARSDDFNGTSLDKGRWSSVVRENQLYSVSGGALRLPTAVGDLYGARNDASNLVLQPAPTGAWQATTRFTLPVTANYQQAGLLVYGDDENYAKLDLLYNGSRRVEFIRETAGTPRNEAGDSTAAPAGDTVHLRISSDGTNLTAAVSADGQTFTPVGRSAALAGITNPRIGLFALNGGTEAPVVDASFDWFQITPDAPAGPVVPSDEFTGDTLDKCRWNAILREDPNGYRVAGGALRVDVPNGDIYGADNTGPKNFILQTAPSGDWTLETKVDGSLLNEQYQQAGLIVQADDDNYLKFDYIADNQAGQPVTRRIEFRSEIGGAVQNPQPEVANLTSAVWHLRLARSGDTFTASYSADGTTWTALTTLTNSAVGATPKVGLFTLGANQTASKTAAFDYFRLSTEVADDTAPVTTAAVSGTPTDGWYTGPVTVTLTAADEVGGSGLAGTAYQLDGATTWTDYTAPVAVSGDGEHELRFRSTDEAGNVESTKTVTVKIDTTAPVTSATFAPANDAGWHDGTIPVVLTSTDAGSGVRTVEWSLDGGAWTPYSTPVEVTGDGQHELLFRSTDKAGNAETLKSAVLRIDGTKPTLLVSGIADGQLYGDSQDVRVSWQAVDPTSGIATVVGRLNGRAYASGTLQAMYELPLGLHELTVTATDKAGNETTSTVRFFVTTSFRDMQNLLDRFKATGRLSAKAHKQLAAKLDAARKAEASGNDTKAVKQLTEFRTLATDATLVGEAEIRDVLIRDADAMIVRLGGTASKAGVRANDGEPVKGAGRLGGDATRLAPGRQL; this is encoded by the coding sequence GTGCACCAATCTCGTCGTGCCCGCGTACCGATCACCGCAACCCTGATCTCCCTGGCCCTGGCCTCGACCACCCTCTTCGGTCTGCCTGCGCAGGCGGCACCCGCAGCCGCACCGGCCGCACCGGCAGCGCAGGCCGCACCGGCGGTCGTGCAGGCCGCCCCGACCACCCAGGCGCTCCCCCGGGCGGCCCAGGCCGCCGACGAGCCCTTCTCCGTCCTGGTGTTCTCCAAGACGGCCGGCTTCCGGCACGACTCCATTCCCACCGGTCTCGCCGCCATCCAACAACTCGGTGCGGCCAACGGATTCACCGTGGACAGTTCGGAAGACGGTGGCGCGTTCACCGACGCCAATCTGGCGAAGTACAAGGCGGTGATCTGGCTTTCCACCACCGGCGACGTCCTGGACGCCGAGCAGCAGGCGGCGTTCGAGCGTTACGTGCGCGCCGGAGGCGGTTACGTCGGCATCCACGCCGCCTCGGACACCGAGTACAGCTGGGCCTGGTACGGCGACCTGGTCGGCGCGTACTTCGCCAACCACCCGGCGAACCAGCAGGCCACGGTCAAGGTGGAGGACCACGCCCACCCGTCCACCGCCGAACTGCCGGACCGCTGGTCCCGCTTCGACGAGTGGTACAACTACCAGACCAACCCGCGGCCGGACGTGCACGTGCTGGCCACCCTGGACGAGAAGAGCTACACCCCGGGCGCGGGCGCGATGGGCGCCGACCACCCGATCGCCTGGTGCCAGGACTTCGACGGCGGCCGTTCCTGGTACACCGGGGGCGGGCACACCCGGGAGTCGTACGCCGAGCCGGAGTTCCTCAGCCACCTGCTCGGCGGCATCCGGACCGCCGCCGGCGTGGCGGACGCCGACTGCGGAGCCTCGAAGACCGCGAGCTTCGAGAAGGTCGCCCTGGACAGCAACACCAGCAACCCGATGGAGCTGGACATCGCCCCAGACGGGCGGGTCTTCTTCATCGAGCGCGACGGCCGGGTGCAGATCGTCAAGCCGGACACCGGCAGCACCGTCACCGCCGTCGACCTGGACGTCTTCACCGGCAACGAGGACGGCCTGATCGGCATCCGGCTCGACCCGGACTTCGCCACCAACAAGTGGGTCTACCTCTACTACGCCCCGAACGACGGCATCGCGCGCAACCTGCTGTCCCGGTTCACGGTGACCGGCGACACCATCGACCCTGCCAGCGAGAAGCAGGTGCTGCGGGTCGACACCCAGCGCAACACCTGCTGCCACGCCGGCGGCAGCATGGCCTTCGACGGCGACGGCAACCTCTACCTGGCCACCGGTGACAACACCAACCCGTTCGAGTCGAGCGCGTACACGCCCATCGACGAGCGGCCGGGGCGCCAGGACTTCGACGCGCAGCGCACCTCCGGCAACACCAACGACCTGCGCGGCAAGGTGATCCGGATCCACCCGGAGGACGACGGGACGTACACCGTCCCGGCGGGCAACCTCTTCGCTCCGGGCACCGAGAAGACCCGTCCCGAGATCTACGCGATGGGCTTCCGCAACCCGTTCCGGATCGGCACCGACCCGGGCACCAACACCCTCTACGTCGCGGACTACGGGCCGGACGCCAACGCGGACAACCCGAACCGGGGCCCCCGCGGCCTGGTCGAGTGGAACATCGTCACCCCCGGCAACTACGGCTGGCCGTACTGCACCGGGACGAACGAGGCGTACAACGACTACACGTTCCCGTCCGGCCCGAGCGGGGCGAAGTTCGACTGCGCGGCTCCGGTGAACAACTCGCCCAACAACACCGGCCTGACCAACCTCCCGCCGGTCGTCCCGGCGACCGTCGACTACGGCTACGCCGGTGACGCGCGGTACCCGGAGATCGGCGGCGGCGGCGCCCCGATGGGCGGCCCGGTCTACCGGTACGACGCCGACCTCGACTCCGACCGGAAGTGGCCGGCGTACTACGACGGCAAGGCTCTGCTCGGCGAGTGGAACCAGTCGAAGATGTACACCATGCAGGTGACCGCCGACGGCAAGTCGTTGGTGGACATCAACCAGTTGCTGACCGGGATGAGCATGATCCGCCCGATGGACTTCGAGTTCGGTCCGGACGGCGCGCTCTACCTGATCGAGTGGGGCAGCGGCTTCGGCGGCAACAACGACAACTCCGGCGTCTACCGGATCGACTACATCGCCGGTGAGCGCGCACCGATCGCGGTGGCGGCGGCCACCCCGACGTCGGGGCCCGCGCCGTTGACGGTCACCTTCTCCAGCGCCGGCTCGCGGGACCCGGACGGTGGCACGCTCACCTACGCCTGGGCCTTCGGCGACGGGCAGACCTCCACCGAGGCCAACCCGACGCACACCTATGCCACGGCGGGCAGCTTCACCGCCCAGCTCACCGTCACCAACCCGAAGGGTCGCACCGCGGTGGCCAACGTGCCGGTCACCGTGGGCAACACCGCGCCGACGGTGATCATCGAGTTCCCGCCGGACGGCGGCTTCTTCGACTGGGGTGACCAGGTCCGCTACAACGTCAAGGTGACCGACCCGGAGGACGGGCAGATCGACTGCGACCGGGTGCAGCTCCAGGTGCTGCTCGGTCACGACGAGCACGCCCACCCGCTGGAGCAGCACACCGGCTGCACCGGCACCGTCCAGACGTCGCTCGCCTCCGGGCACGGCGCCGAGGCGAACGTCTTCGCGGTCTTCGAGGCCACCTACACCGACGAGGGCGGCGCTGGCGGGGCCGGCCCGCTCACCGGTCGGGCGATCGAGCAGTTGCAGCCCAAGCGCAAGCAGGCCGAGTACTTCACGGCCACCGGGCGGGCGCCGGTGAGCACCGGCGGCGGAGACGCCGGCGTGCAGCGGGAGACCGGCGGCGACAGCGCCGGTGGCGGCCAGAACATCGGGTTCATCGAGGACGGCGACTGGTGGTCGCTCGCCCCGGCGAACCTGACCAACGTCACGGACATTCGGTTCCGGGCCGCCTCGGCCGGCGCCGGAGGCCGGGTCGAGGTCCGTGCCGGCGCCGTGGACGGACCGGTGGTCGCGACGGCCACCGTGCCGGGCACCGGCGGGTGGCAGACGTACACGGACGTGACCGCGCCGGTGACCGGCGCGGCGAGCGGCACGCTGTACTTCGTGGCCCGGGACCCGAACGGGGGCGCGGGGTCGCTGTTCAACGTCAACTGGATGGACTTCCTCGGCCGCGGCGTCACCGAGAACGCGCCGCCGGTGGTCAGCGCCACCGCCACCCCGGCCAACGGCACCGCGCCGGTCACCGTCGCCTTCGACGGCACGGCCACCGACGCCGAGGGGAACACCCCGCTGACGTACGCCTGGGACTTCGGTGACGGCGGCACGGCGACCACCCTGGACGCCAGCCACACCTACACCAACCCCGGCGCCTTCACCGCCACCCTGACGGTGACGGACAGCAAGGGCGCGAAGTCGTACGCCACGGTGCCGGTGCGGGTGGACGCTCCGAACACGTCCTGCCTGGGGGCGCGCTCGGACGACTTCAACGGCACCAGCCTCGACAAGGGCCGGTGGTCCAGCGTGGTCCGGGAGAACCAGCTCTACTCGGTCTCCGGCGGCGCGCTGCGGCTGCCCACCGCGGTGGGCGACCTCTACGGCGCCCGCAACGACGCCAGCAACCTGGTGCTCCAGCCGGCTCCGACCGGGGCCTGGCAGGCGACCACCCGGTTCACCCTGCCGGTGACGGCCAACTACCAGCAGGCCGGCCTGCTGGTGTACGGCGACGACGAGAACTACGCCAAGCTGGACCTGCTGTACAACGGCAGCCGGCGGGTGGAGTTCATCCGGGAGACGGCCGGCACGCCGCGCAACGAGGCCGGCGACAGCACCGCCGCTCCCGCCGGTGACACCGTGCACCTGCGGATCAGCAGCGACGGGACCAACCTGACCGCGGCCGTCTCGGCCGACGGGCAGACCTTCACCCCGGTCGGCCGGTCGGCCGCGCTCGCCGGCATCACCAACCCGCGGATCGGGCTCTTCGCGCTCAACGGCGGCACCGAGGCCCCGGTGGTGGACGCCAGCTTCGACTGGTTCCAGATCACGCCGGACGCCCCGGCCGGGCCGGTCGTGCCGTCGGACGAGTTCACCGGCGACACGCTGGACAAGTGCCGGTGGAACGCGATCCTGCGGGAGGACCCGAACGGTTACCGGGTCGCCGGTGGCGCGCTGCGGGTCGACGTGCCCAACGGAGACATCTACGGCGCCGACAACACCGGGCCGAAGAACTTCATCCTCCAGACCGCGCCGTCGGGCGACTGGACCCTGGAGACGAAGGTGGACGGCAGCCTGCTGAACGAGCAGTACCAGCAGGCCGGCCTGATCGTGCAGGCGGACGACGACAACTACCTGAAGTTCGACTACATCGCGGACAACCAGGCCGGCCAGCCGGTGACGCGGCGGATCGAGTTCCGCAGCGAGATCGGTGGGGCGGTCCAGAACCCGCAGCCGGAGGTGGCCAATCTGACCAGTGCGGTGTGGCATCTGCGGCTGGCCCGCAGCGGCGACACCTTCACCGCGTCGTACTCGGCCGACGGGACGACCTGGACGGCGTTGACGACGCTCACCAACAGCGCGGTCGGGGCCACCCCGAAGGTCGGGCTGTTCACCCTCGGCGCCAACCAGACCGCCTCGAAGACGGCCGCGTTCGACTACTTCCGGTTGAGCACGGAGGTGGCCGACGACACCGCGCCGGTCACCACGGCGGCGGTCTCCGGCACCCCGACCGACGGGTGGTACACCGGGCCGGTGACGGTCACCCTCACCGCTGCCGACGAGGTCGGCGGCAGCGGGTTGGCCGGCACCGCGTACCAGCTGGACGGGGCCACCACCTGGACGGACTACACCGCTCCGGTGGCGGTCAGCGGGGACGGCGAGCACGAGCTGCGGTTCCGCTCGACCGACGAGGCGGGCAACGTGGAGTCGACGAAGACCGTCACGGTCAAGATCGACACCACCGCGCCGGTCACCTCGGCGACGTTCGCTCCGGCGAACGACGCCGGCTGGCACGACGGGACGATCCCGGTCGTGCTGACCTCGACCGATGCCGGTTCCGGGGTCAGGACGGTGGAGTGGTCACTGGACGGCGGCGCGTGGACGCCGTACTCGACGCCGGTCGAGGTGACCGGCGACGGGCAGCACGAGCTGCTGTTCCGCTCCACCGACAAGGCGGGCAACGCCGAGACGCTCAAGTCGGCGGTGCTGCGGATCGACGGCACCAAGCCGACCCTGCTGGTCTCCGGGATCGCCGACGGCCAGCTCTACGGGGACAGCCAGGACGTCCGGGTGTCCTGGCAGGCCGTCGACCCCACCTCGGGCATCGCGACCGTGGTCGGTCGGTTGAACGGCCGGGCGTACGCCAGCGGCACCCTGCAGGCCATGTACGAGCTGCCGCTCGGCCTGCACGAGCTGACCGTGACCGCGACCGACAAGGCGGGCAACGAGACCACCTCGACGGTCCGGTTCTTCGTCACCACCTCGTTCCGGGACATGCAGAACCTGCTGGACCGGTTCAAGGCGACGGGGCGGCTCTCGGCCAAGGCGCACAAGCAGTTGGCGGCGAAGCTCGACGCGGCCCGTAAGGCCGAGGCGTCCGGCAACGACACGAAGGCGGTCAAGCAGCTGACCGAGTTCCGGACGCTCGCCACCGACGCCACCCTGGTGGGCGAGGCGGAGATCCGGGACGTCCTGATCCGGGACGCCGACGCCATGATCGTCCGGCTCGGCGGCACGGCCAGCAAGGCCGGGGTACGGGCGAACGACGGCGAGCCGGTCAAGGGCGCCGGACGGCTCGGTGGCGACGCCACCCGGCTCGCCCCCGGTCGCCAGCTCTGA